The Fibrobacter sp. UWB5 genome has a window encoding:
- the fabG gene encoding 3-oxoacyl-[acyl-carrier-protein] reductase: protein MGKLTGKKAIVTGASRGIGLAIATKLASEGADVAILSTSVKEDLAAKLSAELGVQVKSYACNVADSETVQNVFKQIIADMGTVDILVNNAGITRDGLLMRMKDEDFDAVIATNLRSVFLCTRAVARTMMGKRTGRIVNISSINALHGQAGQANYAAAKAGIIGMTRSNAMEFASRGITVNAIAPGFIGTDMTAAMDDATKEKYAAQIPLGRIGKPEDVANAVAFLASDDACYITGQILGVDGGLNA from the coding sequence ATGGGTAAACTTACTGGTAAAAAGGCAATCGTGACCGGCGCTTCTCGCGGTATCGGTCTCGCCATTGCAACTAAGCTCGCCAGCGAAGGCGCTGACGTCGCCATCCTTTCCACCTCGGTCAAGGAAGATTTGGCCGCCAAACTTTCCGCCGAACTTGGGGTGCAGGTCAAGAGCTATGCTTGCAACGTGGCCGACTCCGAAACGGTGCAGAACGTGTTCAAGCAGATCATTGCTGACATGGGCACGGTCGACATTCTGGTGAACAACGCCGGTATTACCCGCGACGGTCTCCTGATGCGCATGAAGGACGAAGACTTCGACGCCGTGATCGCCACGAACCTCCGTTCCGTGTTCCTTTGCACCCGCGCTGTCGCTCGCACCATGATGGGCAAGCGTACCGGCCGTATCGTGAACATTTCGAGCATTAACGCCCTGCACGGCCAGGCCGGTCAGGCTAACTATGCCGCTGCCAAGGCTGGCATTATCGGTATGACCCGTTCTAACGCCATGGAATTTGCTTCTCGCGGTATCACTGTGAACGCCATTGCCCCGGGCTTTATCGGTACCGACATGACTGCTGCCATGGACGACGCTACCAAGGAAAAGTATGCTGCCCAGATTCCGCTCGGACGTATCGGAAAACCCGAAGATGTGGCCAATGCAGTCGCATTTTTGGCATCTGACGACGCCTGCTACATCACCGGCCAGATTCTTGGTGTCGATGGTGGGTTGAACGCCTAG
- the plsX gene encoding phosphate acyltransferase PlsX has product MVKVALDALGGDFAPDVVIEGAVNAVNKNENLHVVLCGPEAEVKAKLEKLGYTGKGISVVDAPDPVAMDEHPVEVLKKKPHSGLVTCVALQKKGMVDASVSAGNSGAMMASCLMLLGRTTDKFSRPPIGCVIPTADRPIILVDAGANVDERAATLVDFAIAGSAFAETYFGYENPKVGLLNMGEEEHKGPAVLQEAHQLLKAAPVNFIGNIEGETLIEGVADVVVTSGFTGNVVLKMLEGFYELHKKMFGVIDTPNGRRFDEMWDYRMTGGALLLGLNGTGIIAHGRSDALAIEKAVEVAAKYAEKGVSKNVNERLLAIKDDSSEAK; this is encoded by the coding sequence ATGGTAAAAGTTGCTCTTGATGCTCTCGGTGGCGATTTCGCCCCGGACGTAGTAATTGAAGGTGCGGTTAACGCCGTCAACAAGAACGAAAACCTGCATGTGGTTCTGTGCGGACCGGAGGCCGAGGTCAAGGCTAAGCTCGAAAAGCTCGGCTATACTGGCAAAGGCATTTCCGTGGTCGATGCACCGGATCCTGTGGCCATGGACGAACATCCTGTCGAAGTCCTCAAGAAGAAGCCCCATTCCGGCTTGGTGACTTGCGTTGCCTTGCAGAAGAAGGGCATGGTAGATGCCTCCGTGAGTGCTGGTAACTCTGGCGCCATGATGGCTAGCTGCCTCATGCTTCTTGGTCGTACTACAGACAAATTCAGCCGTCCGCCTATCGGCTGCGTGATTCCGACCGCTGACCGCCCGATCATCTTGGTCGATGCCGGTGCTAACGTCGACGAACGCGCCGCTACCCTGGTGGATTTCGCCATTGCAGGTTCCGCTTTCGCTGAGACCTACTTCGGTTACGAAAACCCGAAGGTCGGTCTTTTGAACATGGGCGAAGAAGAACACAAGGGCCCGGCTGTGCTGCAGGAAGCTCACCAGTTGCTGAAGGCTGCTCCGGTGAACTTTATCGGTAACATCGAAGGCGAAACGCTGATCGAAGGCGTGGCCGACGTGGTGGTGACCTCCGGCTTTACAGGCAACGTTGTCCTGAAGATGCTCGAAGGCTTCTACGAACTGCACAAGAAGATGTTCGGTGTCATCGATACCCCGAACGGTCGTCGTTTCGACGAAATGTGGGACTACCGCATGACGGGTGGCGCCTTGCTGCTCGGCCTGAACGGTACCGGCATTATCGCTCATGGTCGTTCCGATGCTCTCGCTATCGAAAAGGCTGTGGAAGTGGCTGCCAAGTACGCCGAAAAGGGCGTGTCCAAGAACGTCAACGAACGCCTGCTCGCTATCAAGGATGATTCCTCCGAAGCAAAGTAA
- a CDS encoding DUF4423 domain-containing protein: protein MLNIDEISDYRDLLKNYYTQRKLDMPLYSYKMMGQKLGLDTSQVFRVLNKELHLPNRSIPLAKDLLDLKGRKGELFEILVAASKTKSPAKKDKLYKMALALQDVDLRKLSASEYLFLSKWWIPVVRALIEMNGGHAEVSHLVKQISPTVSEDQVREAITVLKDLKLITPLASERYAATTANFTSAGSATKTAAIRSYQNQLLALAQNSLIAVEPAKRNISSLLVGVDEDCFADLNEMTLEFRRQVQRRVAEVNKPTRAMQFVFALYPVADISNDPRTKKEG, encoded by the coding sequence ATGCTCAACATTGACGAAATAAGCGATTACAGGGACTTGCTCAAGAATTACTATACCCAGCGCAAGCTGGATATGCCGCTGTATTCCTATAAAATGATGGGCCAAAAGCTCGGGCTCGACACGAGTCAGGTTTTCCGCGTGCTGAACAAGGAACTGCACCTGCCGAACCGCAGCATTCCCTTGGCAAAAGACTTACTCGACTTGAAGGGCCGCAAGGGCGAACTTTTCGAAATCCTCGTTGCCGCCTCCAAGACCAAGTCCCCCGCCAAAAAGGACAAGCTTTACAAGATGGCGCTCGCCTTGCAAGATGTGGACTTGCGCAAGCTGAGTGCAAGCGAATACCTGTTCCTAAGCAAGTGGTGGATTCCCGTAGTGCGCGCCCTGATTGAAATGAACGGCGGGCATGCCGAAGTTTCGCACCTGGTCAAGCAGATTTCTCCGACGGTTTCCGAAGACCAAGTCCGCGAAGCCATAACCGTTTTGAAGGATTTAAAGCTCATTACGCCGCTTGCCTCGGAACGCTACGCCGCAACAACTGCTAACTTTACATCGGCAGGGTCAGCCACAAAGACCGCCGCCATCCGCAGCTACCAGAATCAACTTTTGGCGCTCGCGCAGAACTCCCTGATTGCAGTGGAACCTGCCAAGCGCAACATTTCTTCGCTGCTGGTGGGAGTCGATGAGGACTGCTTTGCCGACTTGAACGAAATGACTCTGGAGTTCAGGCGCCAGGTTCAACGCAGAGTGGCCGAGGTCAACAAGCCTACCCGCGCTATGCAGTTTGTATTTGCGCTTTACCCGGTGGCCGACATTTCTAACGATCCACGAACCAAGAAAGAGGGGTAA
- the fabD gene encoding ACP S-malonyltransferase translates to MSKTILLFPGQGAQYVGMGQTLASTFEPAKKLMQQADEILGFSLSKLMAEGPEDVLKSTDNTQPALFTVSAMVMELLKSEGFAFDYVAGHSLGEYSAIYAAGGFSFEEGLRLVRTRGELMASAGSKNPGAMAAIMGQDEAKILELCEAVKDVGTVVPANINCPGQIVVSGAVAGVNKLVENCGAAGIKAIPLAVSGAFHSPLMQFAQAGLAEAIAKTKFNDVEKPVIANVIAEPVTKGAELAELLVKQLVSPVRWNDCMNKAMSLGVTQGVEVGSGKVLMGLMRKISRDVKVTPVETIEAFQALKG, encoded by the coding sequence ATGTCTAAGACGATTCTTCTTTTCCCCGGCCAGGGTGCTCAGTATGTGGGCATGGGCCAGACGCTCGCTTCTACTTTTGAACCGGCCAAGAAGCTCATGCAACAGGCCGATGAAATTCTCGGTTTCTCGCTTTCCAAGCTCATGGCCGAAGGTCCGGAAGATGTTTTGAAGAGCACCGACAACACGCAGCCGGCTCTCTTTACCGTGTCTGCCATGGTGATGGAACTCCTCAAGTCCGAAGGTTTTGCTTTTGACTACGTGGCAGGGCATTCCCTCGGTGAATACTCCGCCATCTACGCTGCCGGCGGTTTCAGCTTCGAAGAAGGTCTCCGCCTGGTGCGCACCCGTGGCGAACTCATGGCCAGCGCCGGTTCCAAGAATCCGGGTGCGATGGCCGCCATCATGGGTCAGGATGAAGCCAAGATTCTTGAACTTTGCGAAGCCGTGAAGGATGTCGGTACCGTGGTTCCGGCCAACATCAACTGCCCGGGCCAGATCGTGGTGTCCGGTGCGGTCGCTGGCGTGAACAAGCTCGTTGAAAACTGCGGTGCCGCCGGTATCAAGGCCATTCCGCTCGCCGTGTCTGGCGCCTTCCACAGCCCGCTCATGCAGTTTGCACAGGCAGGCCTTGCCGAAGCTATTGCAAAGACCAAGTTTAACGATGTCGAAAAGCCGGTCATTGCCAACGTGATTGCTGAACCGGTCACGAAGGGTGCCGAACTTGCCGAACTTTTGGTGAAGCAACTGGTATCTCCGGTCCGTTGGAACGACTGCATGAACAAGGCTATGTCCTTGGGCGTGACGCAGGGTGTCGAAGTGGGTTCCGGCAAGGTGCTCATGGGCCTGATGCGCAAGATTAGCCGCGATGTGAAGGTCACTCCGGTCGAAACGATCGAAGCTTTCCAGGCTCTCAAGGGATAA
- the acpP gene encoding acyl carrier protein — MNEEIFKKVTAVIVDKLGVKAEDVKPESEFGNDLGADSLDRVELVMALEDEFEVEILDSDAEKFAKVADVVAFIEAKKA, encoded by the coding sequence ATGAACGAAGAAATTTTCAAGAAGGTCACCGCTGTTATCGTTGACAAGCTCGGCGTTAAGGCTGAAGATGTGAAGCCGGAATCCGAATTCGGTAACGACCTCGGTGCCGACTCCCTCGACCGCGTGGAACTCGTGATGGCCCTCGAAGACGAATTCGAAGTCGAAATCCTCGACTCCGACGCCGAAAAGTTTGCCAAGGTTGCCGACGTGGTTGCCTTCATCGAAGCTAAGAAGGCTTAA
- the rnc gene encoding ribonuclease III: protein MSDNNLLHKVLKLWFRQKSDGGLEAKLGYRFKDPELLAHALVHRSFLTGTDLPYVSNNERLEFLGDSVLNMLTTEYLYKTYPDDPEGELSKRKSAIVSGHACAQSSKEWSLSEYVKVGKAEEKLGGRGKESILADAYEAVLGAVYLDGGLDEVRVILNKFHFPRVQEIISAEDFINHKSELLEYLQGKFRTVPEYVVVDESGPEHQKLFTVEVHVDGRVYGRGQGGNKKKAEQEASRVSLEMLLAEAAKAEAEKGPEESKPKKQKQRHVGLP from the coding sequence ATGAGTGATAACAACCTCCTCCATAAAGTGCTTAAACTCTGGTTTCGCCAGAAGTCCGACGGCGGGCTTGAGGCGAAGCTCGGGTACCGGTTCAAGGATCCTGAACTTTTGGCGCACGCCCTGGTGCACCGTTCATTCTTGACAGGTACTGACCTGCCTTACGTGAGCAACAACGAACGTCTGGAATTCCTGGGCGATTCCGTGCTGAACATGCTCACCACCGAATACCTTTACAAGACTTACCCCGACGACCCGGAAGGTGAACTTTCCAAGCGCAAGAGCGCCATCGTCTCGGGACATGCTTGCGCCCAGTCGTCCAAGGAATGGAGCCTGAGCGAATACGTGAAGGTGGGCAAGGCCGAAGAAAAACTCGGCGGCCGCGGCAAGGAAAGCATTCTGGCCGACGCTTACGAAGCGGTTCTTGGCGCCGTGTATTTGGATGGCGGCCTCGACGAAGTCCGCGTGATTCTGAACAAGTTCCATTTCCCGCGCGTGCAAGAGATTATCTCTGCCGAAGACTTTATCAACCACAAGAGCGAACTGCTGGAATACCTGCAGGGCAAGTTCCGCACGGTGCCGGAATATGTGGTGGTCGATGAATCGGGCCCGGAACACCAGAAGTTGTTCACGGTCGAAGTCCATGTGGACGGCCGCGTGTACGGTCGCGGACAGGGTGGCAACAAGAAGAAGGCCGAACAGGAGGCCTCTCGCGTGTCGCTCGAAATGCTGCTAGCCGAAGCCGCCAAGGCCGAAGCAGAAAAGGGCCCGGAAGAATCCAAGCCCAAGAAGCAGAAACAACGTCATGTGGGACTGCCCTAG
- a CDS encoding glycoside hydrolase family 9 protein, whose product MSQFTFLKTAAAFGVALGATQSLAADTPFDLLRPVYPMEWSTAAVEEGGTVYDFANFKVNEEDTFVGTPKSGSKPADFKANAYIADTVDQAYLDALILQPSDIRVNQAGYLTDDPEKQFYYVSDKCEEATYSVVDLDGEEVAKGGKFKANGTSDQVIRVVNAFVNSLLKRYTVEKTTPGTKVCAGKLAELAALPTDKRLRIKVGKQYSSTFIVSDKVYSMVRDANLKFFGVQRSGDSESWFHGPSHVHDTITGGWYDAGDFLKEAPTMGYAFMMLSVLSTVHPERDEDHYAFNHNEIVKTDGIPDMLREARHGAEFYLRSYEYAKGEIKDMIVNIGDETDHIYWTRADSMESIDPVPPRPVIHGIGPGMSAQVAAGLALLSVSYATYDKPFADSCLKVAEKLYAYAKEHFGEEEVCYQAFYSCSNPSKYVDVLAMAAIALHYATYEKSKKMDYLNDAAEDKKISDNSQNHKYESGFAGGWLGKPSGFSSAGWTSTYDERYAITSYAFYKLLLADKETAAKYGIQDSLRIDYTSRLKDALAKNVYNDAGSDGDNSVTLHFGPVDHRQVENFYYATPWYVKPFFNYAPVRYESGLILNMLAYAEVAKSDEIRQLAINKMNYILGANQWDMSFMVGVGDKNDAHAHNRTANPEGWNRFDKENMAERPVGYSYRPPVGALLGGSMSDTLLSDWNKYGSIETAIDVNATFLAANVLLSPEKSAADTSKKDTTKADSTKEAIVEIAKIGEARLAVVNNGVTLDVNYTLPTEQNVKITLVSVKGKVQRQYAPGRQTAGSHALQWNVEAIPAGAYIVNYTAGSFHQHKLVKITR is encoded by the coding sequence ATGTCTCAGTTTACGTTTTTAAAGACGGCTGCCGCTTTCGGCGTTGCCTTGGGTGCAACCCAGTCCTTGGCTGCCGACACCCCGTTTGACCTGCTTCGTCCGGTTTACCCGATGGAATGGAGTACGGCCGCCGTTGAAGAAGGCGGAACGGTCTACGATTTTGCCAATTTCAAGGTAAACGAAGAAGATACTTTTGTCGGTACGCCGAAGTCCGGTTCAAAGCCTGCTGATTTCAAGGCAAACGCCTACATCGCAGACACCGTGGACCAGGCCTACCTCGATGCCTTGATTTTGCAGCCCAGTGACATCCGCGTGAACCAGGCCGGTTACCTGACGGATGATCCCGAAAAGCAGTTCTACTATGTTTCGGATAAATGCGAAGAGGCTACCTATTCCGTTGTGGACTTGGATGGCGAAGAAGTCGCTAAAGGTGGCAAATTCAAGGCAAATGGCACATCTGACCAAGTCATCAGAGTGGTGAATGCTTTTGTTAATTCGTTGCTTAAGCGTTATACGGTGGAAAAGACGACTCCCGGAACCAAGGTGTGTGCAGGCAAGCTTGCCGAGTTGGCGGCCCTCCCCACGGACAAACGCCTTCGCATCAAGGTGGGCAAACAATATTCTTCGACCTTTATTGTGAGCGACAAGGTCTATTCCATGGTGCGCGACGCGAACCTCAAGTTCTTTGGCGTCCAGCGCAGTGGCGATTCGGAGTCCTGGTTCCACGGACCGAGCCATGTGCACGACACCATTACCGGCGGTTGGTATGATGCTGGCGATTTCTTGAAGGAGGCGCCGACCATGGGTTATGCCTTTATGATGCTTTCGGTGCTTTCGACAGTTCACCCGGAACGCGACGAAGACCATTACGCCTTCAACCACAACGAAATCGTAAAGACGGACGGCATTCCGGACATGCTGCGCGAAGCGCGCCATGGTGCAGAATTTTACCTGCGTTCTTATGAGTACGCCAAGGGCGAAATCAAGGATATGATCGTAAACATTGGTGATGAAACTGATCATATTTATTGGACTCGTGCGGATAGTATGGAATCGATTGACCCGGTGCCTCCAAGACCGGTTATACATGGCATTGGCCCAGGCATGTCTGCTCAGGTTGCGGCTGGCCTTGCCCTATTGAGCGTGAGTTATGCAACGTATGATAAACCTTTCGCAGATAGTTGCCTTAAAGTGGCTGAAAAACTGTATGCCTATGCCAAGGAACACTTTGGTGAAGAGGAAGTTTGTTACCAAGCTTTTTATTCCTGCAGCAATCCATCGAAATATGTTGATGTTCTTGCGATGGCGGCCATTGCGCTTCATTATGCGACTTACGAAAAATCAAAGAAGATGGATTACCTGAATGATGCTGCCGAAGACAAAAAAATATCCGACAATTCTCAAAATCATAAATATGAGTCGGGTTTTGCGGGTGGTTGGCTTGGCAAACCTTCTGGTTTTTCTTCGGCGGGTTGGACTTCAACTTACGATGAACGCTATGCGATTACGTCGTATGCCTTTTACAAGTTGCTTTTGGCAGATAAGGAAACAGCTGCTAAATATGGAATTCAGGATTCCTTACGCATTGACTATACGAGCAGATTAAAGGATGCTCTTGCAAAAAATGTGTATAATGATGCTGGGAGTGATGGTGATAATTCTGTGACTCTACATTTTGGACCGGTTGATCATCGTCAAGTTGAAAATTTTTATTACGCTACGCCATGGTATGTAAAGCCGTTTTTTAATTACGCCCCTGTTCGTTATGAATCTGGTTTGATATTAAATATGCTTGCGTATGCAGAAGTTGCAAAATCTGATGAGATTCGTCAGCTTGCCATAAACAAGATGAATTACATTCTGGGTGCTAACCAATGGGATATGTCTTTTATGGTGGGTGTGGGCGACAAGAACGATGCGCATGCCCACAACCGTACGGCAAACCCGGAAGGTTGGAATAGGTTTGATAAGGAGAATATGGCGGAACGTCCTGTGGGTTATAGCTACAGACCGCCGGTCGGCGCTCTCTTGGGTGGGTCGATGAGCGATACTCTGCTTTCTGACTGGAATAAGTATGGTTCAATAGAAACGGCCATAGACGTTAATGCCACCTTCCTTGCGGCAAACGTGCTTCTTTCTCCGGAAAAATCTGCTGCAGACACGTCCAAGAAAGATACCACCAAGGCCGACTCCACGAAGGAAGCGATTGTCGAAATTGCGAAAATTGGCGAAGCCCGCCTGGCTGTCGTGAACAACGGTGTGACGCTTGATGTGAACTACACGCTCCCCACCGAGCAGAACGTGAAAATCACGCTGGTGTCGGTGAAGGGCAAAGTCCAGAGACAGTATGCTCCGGGCCGTCAGACCGCCGGTAGCCACGCCTTGCAGTGGAATGTAGAGGCAATCCCCGCAGGCGCCTACATCGTGAATTACACCGCCGGCAGCTTCCACCAGCACAAACTGGTGAAGATTACACGCTAG
- the rpmF gene encoding 50S ribosomal protein L32 — MAVPKRKTSTARRDKRRTHWKMEVPAMATCDHCGSVKRPHRVCPVCGYYNGVEVINMKDAE, encoded by the coding sequence ATGGCAGTACCTAAAAGAAAAACCTCGACCGCCCGTCGTGACAAGCGCCGCACCCACTGGAAGATGGAAGTGCCCGCTATGGCTACCTGCGATCATTGCGGTTCCGTGAAGCGCCCGCACCGCGTGTGCCCGGTTTGCGGCTACTACAATGGTGTCGAAGTGATCAACATGAAGGATGCCGAATAA
- a CDS encoding glycoside hydrolase family 9 protein, translated as MRLASLIPFIAVGAFAADTPFDLIRPVYPMEWSTAIVENGGTVYDFALFNVNEKDTVVGTPKSGSKPADFKANAYIADTLNQAYIDALSLSVSNIRVNQAGYLPDDPEKLFYYVSYECESATYSVVDLDGEEVAAGGKFTATGDYAQSNRTVKAYVNSIQERYTVERVTPKTKLCAGKLAELAALPTDKRLRIKVGKEYSSTFIVSDKVYSMVRDANLKFFGGERSGDSESWSHGPSHVHDTIPGGWYDAGDFLKMAPTMGYTFFVLSVLSAVHPERDEDHYAFNHNEIVKTDGIPDMLREARHGAEFYLRSYEYAKGDIKDMIVNIGDAEDHNYWNRADSMESVKQLRPRSVLHGIGPGMSAQVAAGLALLSVQYATYDKTFADSCLNVAIKLYDYAKAHYGEGEVCVGSLYPCSNPSNYVDVLAMAAIALHYATYEKTKKMDYLNDAAEDKTINDNKNAKYGFEYFSAGWLGSARGFYAGGWPSDYDNRFAITLYAFYKLLLADKSTAEKFGIQDSVRLDYIQRVVYSMARGVADGASGGENAISLLGGRDLHYPTPWFVTVIFSWGTNQYDSGNIINMLTYAEVAKDIETKKTLGDTLVWNHAKVRQLAINKMNYILGMNQWDICFMMGVGDKNEAHPHHRTSNPEGWNGYDYERHEELPVTYNYRPPVGALMGGSLDDSLTSDWAKYTATETTIYGNASFLVTNVLLSPEKSTAIADTSKKDTTKADSTKEAIVEIAKIGDARLAVVNNGVTLDVNYTLPTEQNVNISLVSVKGKVQKRYAPGRESAGSHALQWNVESIPAGAYIVNYSAGSFRQHKLVTITR; from the coding sequence ATGCGTTTAGCATCCCTTATTCCGTTTATAGCGGTTGGCGCGTTTGCTGCTGACACCCCGTTTGACCTGATTCGTCCGGTTTACCCGATGGAATGGAGTACGGCCATCGTTGAAAATGGCGGAACGGTCTATGACTTTGCCCTTTTTAACGTAAACGAAAAGGATACTGTAGTCGGTACGCCGAAGTCCGGTTCCAAGCCCGCAGATTTCAAGGCCAACGCCTACATCGCAGACACCTTGAACCAGGCTTACATCGATGCCTTGAGCCTCAGTGTCAGCAATATCCGCGTGAACCAGGCCGGTTACTTGCCGGACGACCCTGAAAAACTGTTTTATTACGTTTCGTATGAATGTGAATCGGCGACCTATTCCGTTGTGGACTTGGATGGTGAAGAAGTTGCCGCGGGAGGCAAGTTCACGGCTACTGGGGATTATGCTCAATCTAATAGAACAGTGAAGGCGTATGTCAATTCTATTCAAGAGCGTTACACGGTGGAAAGGGTCACTCCAAAAACCAAACTGTGCGCAGGCAAACTTGCCGAGCTGGCTGCCCTCCCCACGGACAAACGCCTCCGCATCAAGGTGGGTAAGGAATATTCTTCGACCTTTATTGTGAGCGACAAGGTCTATTCCATGGTTCGCGATGCGAACCTCAAGTTCTTTGGCGGTGAACGCAGTGGCGATTCGGAGTCCTGGTCCCATGGGCCGAGCCATGTGCACGACACCATTCCTGGTGGTTGGTACGATGCAGGTGACTTTTTGAAGATGGCTCCGACGATGGGCTATACCTTTTTTGTGCTTTCTGTGCTTTCTGCTGTTCATCCGGAACGTGACGAAGACCATTACGCCTTCAACCACAACGAAATCGTAAAGACAGACGGCATTCCGGACATGTTGCGCGAAGCTCGCCACGGTGCAGAATTTTACCTGCGTTCCTATGAATATGCCAAGGGCGATATCAAGGATATGATTGTAAACATTGGCGATGCTGAGGATCATAATTATTGGAATCGTGCGGACAGTATGGAATCTGTGAAACAGTTGCGCCCTAGATCGGTTCTGCATGGTATTGGCCCTGGTATGTCTGCCCAGGTTGCTGCTGGCTTAGCCCTGTTGAGCGTGCAATATGCAACGTATGATAAAACTTTCGCAGATAGTTGCTTGAATGTCGCCATCAAACTGTACGACTATGCCAAGGCTCACTATGGTGAAGGGGAAGTTTGTGTCGGTAGCCTTTATCCCTGCAGCAATCCATCGAATTATGTTGATGTTCTTGCGATGGCGGCTATTGCCCTCCATTATGCGACTTACGAAAAAACGAAGAAGATGGATTACCTGAACGATGCTGCTGAAGATAAGACGATTAATGACAACAAAAATGCCAAGTATGGTTTTGAGTATTTCTCTGCAGGTTGGTTGGGCTCTGCAAGAGGTTTTTATGCAGGTGGCTGGCCTTCGGATTATGATAATCGATTTGCGATAACGTTGTATGCCTTCTACAAGTTGCTTTTGGCCGACAAGTCTACGGCTGAAAAATTTGGCATTCAGGATTCTGTCCGTCTGGATTATATCCAGAGGGTGGTCTATTCGATGGCTAGAGGTGTTGCGGATGGTGCAAGTGGAGGGGAAAATGCAATAAGTCTTCTTGGCGGACGTGATTTGCATTATCCGACTCCATGGTTTGTTACGGTAATCTTCTCATGGGGCACGAATCAATATGATTCTGGCAACATTATCAATATGCTGACTTACGCTGAAGTTGCCAAAGATATTGAAACCAAGAAGACGCTTGGGGATACTTTAGTTTGGAATCATGCTAAGGTACGTCAGCTTGCTATAAACAAGATGAACTATATCCTGGGCATGAACCAGTGGGATATCTGCTTTATGATGGGCGTAGGTGACAAGAACGAGGCGCATCCCCATCACCGCACCTCTAATCCGGAAGGTTGGAATGGTTATGATTACGAGAGGCACGAGGAACTTCCTGTGACTTATAATTACAGGCCGCCGGTCGGTGCTCTTATGGGTGGTTCATTGGACGATTCTTTGACTTCTGATTGGGCAAAGTATACCGCTACAGAAACTACTATATACGGCAATGCTTCGTTCCTTGTGACAAACGTACTTCTTTCTCCGGAAAAATCTACTGCCATTGCAGACACGTCCAAGAAAGATACCACCAAGGCCGACTCCACGAAGGAAGCGATTGTCGAAATTGCGAAAATCGGCGATGCCCGCCTGGCTGTCGTGAACAACGGTGTGACCCTGGATGTGAACTACACGCTCCCCACGGAACAGAACGTGAATATTTCGCTGGTGTCTGTGAAGGGCAAGGTCCAGAAACGTTATGCACCGGGCCGTGAATCCGCCGGCAGCCATGCATTGCAGTGGAATGTGGAATCAATCCCCGCTGGTGCGTACATCGTGAACTACTCCGCCGGCAGCTTCCGTCAGCACAAACTGGTGACAATTACCCGCTAG